The window GTGCTGCTGCCGCATATTTTCTGGCACAACAGGGCGCTAAAGTGGTCGGAATCATTGATACCACAGGGGCTTATATAAATGAAACCGGTTTTACCTTTGAAGAAATCACACTGCTATTTCTCCACAGAAAGAACCGTAAGCTGTTTCACGAAGACCTGATTCCTTTTGAGCATGCGCAAAAAGATTTCTGGAAAATCAAATCCAATATCTTTATTCCGGCTGCCGGCTCGCGCTTAATCGGAAATCATGAATTGAACGAAATGATTAAAGCAGGTGTTGAGGTTATCTCGTCCGGTGCGAATGTGCCGTTCAACGACCCGGAGACTTTTTACGGTAAAATTTTAAATAAAGCAGACGAAACGCTGACCGTGATTCCTGATTTCATAGCCAATTGCGGTATGGCAAGGGTATTCGCCTATCTGATGGGGAAAAACAGTAAGATTTCCGATGAAGCCATCTTTCATGACGTATCAAAGGTGATTGATAATGCGTTGAAAAAGGTACACCAGAATGACCCTCGTGCTGTTTACATTACCAGAAATGCGTTGCAAATCGCAATAGAAGAATTAAGTTAATGTAACAATGTATCAATTAAACAATGTAATAATGAAAAACAGAGAACAGGAGGAAACATTGGTAAATTGTTAAATTTTTTCATTACTAAATTTTAATCATGCCCATCTATCACAAACTCGGAAATATCCCGCCCAAACGGCACACCGTCTTTAAATCGGAAACCGGGCAACACTATTATGAACAACTTTTTGGAACGGAAGGGTTTCACTCGCATTCGTCCCTGCTGTATCATATTCATCGCCCTACACAGGTAAAAGAGATCTTAGATTCAAGGGATGTCACACCCAAAATTACGATAGAAAAAAATATCAAATCACTATTGCTGGAAGGATTCAGGTTAACACCGGAAGATGATTTCTTAGACAGCAGAAAGGCATTATTAGTCAATAGAGATTGTACAATAGGCTTAGCTTCCCCGCGCAAATCGCTCACCTCATATTTTTATAAGAATGCCGATGCAGACGAGCTAATTTTCATCCACAAAGGCAGCGGAACCTTGCGCACCCTCATGGGAAAAATTCCGTTTGAATACGGCGATTATCTCGTGATTCCGCGCGGCATGATTTATCAGATAGATTTCACTTCTGAAGACAACCGCCTGCTGCTGCTAGAGTCCTACGCTCCCATTCATACGCCCAAACGCTATAAAAGTTCTTCCGGGCAGTTGCTGGAACACTCGCCGTTCTGCGAGCGCGACTTTATGTTGCCGCAGGATTTGGAAACGCACGATGCCAAAGGTGATTTCATCATCAAAATAAAAAAAGAAAATGTATTGCACGAATTCCTGTATGCAACACATCCGTTTGATGTGGCAGGCTGGGATGGGTATAATTTCCCTTATGGATTCAGCATTCACAACTTCGAGCCAATAACGGGCCGCGTACATCAGCCTCCTCCGGTACACCAGACCTTTGAGACGAGTGCGCTGGTGGTTTGTTCTTTTGTACCGCGTTTGTACGACTATCATCCGCAGGCGATTCCTGCACCGTACAACCACAGCAACATTGACAGCGACGAAGTATTGTACTATGTGGATGGCGATTTCATGAGCAGAAACAATATTGAACAAGGCCATATCACGCTGCATCCAAAAGGCATACCGCACGGGCCTGCACCCGGCGCCATGGAGCGCAGTATCGGGCAAAAAGAAACGCAGGAACTGGCGGTGATGATTGATACGTTCCGTCCATTGATGGTGACGGAAGAAGCCATGAAAATCGATAATGGTAAATATTATAAAAGCTGGGTGGAATAATGCCGCTCTGTCATTCCCGCTTGCGCGGGAATCTCATAATCATCGAATGAGATTCCCTTTTTCAAGGGAATGAATTGGAGATCTAAGCATTAAAGCCTTGTGCTCTTTCTGGTTATAAAAAATTAAAGTATATGTCAACAGAAATAAAAAACGTAGAATACGGACTCGAAAAAATCTTCGAAGGGGCACAAGATTTTCTGCCATTACTCGGGACAGATTATGTCGAGTTATATGTAGGCAACGCTAAACAGGCCGCCCATTACTACAAGACTGCTTTCGGTTTTCAGTCGCTCGCGTATGCTGGTTTGGAAACGGGTATCCGTGACAAAGCATCCTATGTGTTGAAACAGGATAAGATACAACTGGTGCTCACCACACCATTAACATCGGACTCGCCCATCAACATACATTTAGCCAAACACGGCGACGGCGTAAAAGTGATTGCATTGTGGGTGGAAGACGCAACTCAGGCATTTAAAGAGACTACAAAGCGTGGTGCAAAACCGTTCATGCAGCCAAGCGTAGAAAAGGACGAACACGGGGAAGTCATCCGTTCCGGTATCTATACCTACGGTGAGACCGTCCATATTTTTGTGGAACGCAAAAATTACAACGGCACTTTCTTACCCGGCTATCAGCCCTGGAAATCGGATTACAATCCAACATCCGTTGGTTTAAAATTTATCGACCACATGGTGGGTAATGTGGGCTGGGGCGAAATGAACCAATGGGTGAAATGGTATGAAGACGTCTTGGGATTCGTCAACTTTCTATCGTTCGACGACAAGCAAATCCATACAGAATATTCCGCACTGATGAGCAAGGTGATGAGCAATGGCAATGGCCGTATCAAATTCCCCATTAACGAACCGGCGGAAGGCAAGAAAAGGTCACAGATCGAAGAATACCTGGATTTCTATGAAGGTCCGGGTGTTCAGCACATCGCTGTTGCCACGGATGACATCATTTCGACGGTCACCCAGTTGCGCGAACGCGGTGTGGAATTCCTGAGCGCTCCGCCGCATGCATATTATGAAGCAGTACCGGCTCGTTTAAGCGAACATGTTTCCATGATGAAAGAAGATATCAATGTACTGGAACAACTGGCGATTTTAGTAGACGCAGATGAAGAGGGGTATCTGCTGCAGATCTTTACCAAACCGGTGGAAGACAGGCCGACCTTATTCTTTGAAATCATACAGCGCATGGGTGCGAAGGGTTTTGGTGCAGGTAATTTCAAGGCATTGTTTGAATCCATTGAAAGAGAACAGGAAAAGCGTGGAACTCTTTAAATATACAATAAATAAATGAATCCATTAAATAATTATTCCTTGGAAAGATTTGTTTCATACATTATCTCATTGCCTTATTGCTCAATCATTACATTATAAAAATGAATTTAAACTACGGCTTCATACTGGAATCCACGGCAAAGAAAATAAAACTTGCGCTGCAAAGAAAGTTCATCGAACATGAAATGGATATCACCGTTGACCAGTGGGTGGTTCTGCTGGAATTGCATAAACATGGAACCCAGAATCAGGTAACATTGTGTGAACGCTGCTGTAAAGATGCCCCCACCATCACACGTATCATCGAATTACTGGTAAAGAAAGAGTTGGTGGCACGGGAAAGCTGTAAGGAAGACAGAAGAAAATTCAACATTTCCCTCAGCAAGAAAGGAAAGGCACTGGTACAGAGAATCTTACCGGTTATTATCGAATTCCGCAAAAAGGGTTGGGATTGTTTAACAGAGAAGGATGTCCAGCATTTAGAAAGAATTACTAAAAAAATACAGGATAATTTAACCGTACAAATCTCTGAAAACTGAAATGAACGCTATGACATTACTGGAATCTATACAAACTCATCCACATTTTACCTTCCACAACCTACCGTATGGTATTTATTCGACTTCGGTAAAATCAAAAAGAACGGGTGTTGCGATAGGCGATTACATCCTGGATGTATCCGCCTTGTTCGAATTGAACTTTTTTCAGAATAGTTTGGCTGAAGATATTTTCCAAAAACAACAACTCAATGATTTTATAGCATTAGGAAGAACAACCCACCTGGCTGTACGCAAAAGAATACAGGATGTATTCATGAACAATACTGCATTCGTCGAAGAGCACCAGGCCAAGATACTGGACAAACAAAGCGATGCCACCATGTATGTTCCTGTAAAAGTGGGAGATTACACCGATTTCTATTCTTCGGAAGAGCACGCCTCCAATGTGGGTAAAATGTTCCGCCCAACCATGGAACCGCTGCTGCCCAACTGGAAACACATGCCGATTGCCTATCATGGAAGGAGTTCCTCCATCATCACGACAAATACGCCGGTCAAAAGGCCATACGGACAGGTATTGAGAGGAGAGGAAGTGATTTATTCACCCTGTCAGACGCTGGATATTGAGATTGAACTTGGATTTATTATTGGGAAAGAGAATCCGCTCGGGACACCAATAAATAGTAATGAAGCGGATGATTACATCTTTGGTGCCGTGCTGCTGAACGATTTCTCCGCGCGCGATATCCAACGCTGGGAATATCAGCCGCTCGGCCCGTTCCTTGGTAAAAACTTTGCCACGTCCATATCACCCTGGGTGGTTACTTTTGAAGCGCTGAAAGAATTTATGACGGATGCGCCGGAACAGACACAACGGGTATTGCCTTACCTGCAACAATCTTCCCGAAAGAATTTCGATATCGAAATTCACTTTGAAATCGAAACCCAAAAAAACAAGGCCACTGTCGCCGTCACAAACTCAAAATATTTATACTGGACAGCTGAGCAGCAAATCGCACACCATACGGTAAACGGCTGCAACCTGCGCATCGGCGATTTATTGGGGACTGGAACCATTTCCGGAACAGACAGGAACAGCTTTGGAAGTTTATTGGAATTAACGTGGAACGGCAAGGAAAAAATAAAGATTGGGGATGAAGAGAGAACTTTCCTGCAAGATGGCGATACGACAATACTAAGTGGCATTTGCAGAAAAGGTGATATACAAATCGGTTTTGGTGAAGTGAGAAATAAAATATTACCTTAAGTCATTTCGAGCAAGTCGAGAAATCTTACAATAAAAACAAGACAGGATTTCTCCTGTTGTCTAAATGACAGTACAAAAAAATAAAAATCAATGTACGATCTAAAACAAGAATACGACCAATACACCGAAGAAGATTTCTTAGTATGGAAATTGCTGTACCAGCGCCAACGGGTATTGCTGCAAAACATGGCGTCGAAAGAGTTTATTCGCGGGATGGAGGAAATGCATTTCAGCGACGATAAGATTCCGGATTTCAACCATGTTAATAAGGTACTGGCTGAAACGACAGGTTGGCAGATTGAAGTGGTACCCGGTTTGATTCCCGATAAGGATTTCTTTGAATTACTGGCAAATAAAAAATTCCCGTCCTCCACCTGGCTGCGCAAACTTGAAAACCTGGACTATCTCGAAGAACCGGATATGTTCCATGATTGCTTTGCTCACATGCCTTTGCTGACCGAGCAGTTTTTTGTAGACTACCTGCAGGAATTATCCAAGATTGCGTTAAGGTATATTGATGATGCGCTGGCGATCGAACTGATTGGCCGCATCTATTGGTTTACGGTAGAGTTTGGATTGATAAAGGAAGCCGCAGGCATGCGAATATACGGCGCCGGAATCTTATCTTCGAGCGGTGAAAGCATATTTTGCCTCGGTGATAAGGCCAACCGTAAGCCGTTCCATGTGAAAGAAATCATGGAAAAACATTATTACAAAGACCATTTCCAGGACAGGTATTATGTCATAAATACCTACAAAGACCTGTTTGATGCCGTTCCTGAGATAGACAGATTGATGGAGATGGCGCTGATAAAGATTCCGCATGAAAAGATATTTATGCAACACCGTTGGACCTGAATCTGTAAATAGAATGATATTTCTCACTACGTTCGAAATGACATGAAAAAACAAACACTCAAACGTATAAAATCGAGCATACGCAAAAAACAAATCAAAGATGGATTTTTTGACGGCAGATTTGCGCCGAAAGTGCAACCTGATAAAAAGAAGGTGCAGAATAAAAAATTGTGCAGATTGAAAATAACTTTTTGAAAAATAAATAATTGAAATACATGGCCAATAGACTATGTGTCTATGTGTTTAAAAAAAAATTAAATGAAAACAATTATACCAAAAGAAACCGGCTTAAAGGAAATATCTAATTTTTTCACATCTGCCATTATACCGCGTCCCATTGCATTTGTCAGTACCGTCGATGAAAACGGCACCCCGAATTTAAGCCCGTTTTCCTTTTTCAATGTATTCAGCTCGGACCCTCCGGTTCTTGTCTTTTCACCGGCAAAAAGCGCGCTGACCGGTAAACAAAAAGATACCTACTACAATATTAAAGCTGTACCGGAATGCGTCATCCATATTGCGAATTATGCGATGGCAGAACAGTTGTCTGTAACAAGCGGCGCTTATCCTGCAGGGGTGAATGAATTTATCAAAGGTGGTTTCGCGGAAGAGCAATCCACGTTGGTCAAACCTCCGCGCATCAAGGAGGCGCCGATTGCCTTTGAATGTAAAGTGAACCAGGTGGTAGAGCTGGGAGACAAAGGCGGTTCGGGCAATCTGATGATTTGTGAAATCCTGATGATACATGTGGATGAAAATATCCTGGATGAAAAAGGCAATGTCATTGCCGAAAAGCTAGACCCGATTGCACGTCTGGGGTACAACAATTATGTGCGTTTTACCAAAGAAGCTATTTTCGAAACACCCAAGCCATTGAAGTCATACGGCGTGGGCGTGGATGCCATTCCGCAATGGATAAAAGATGAGCGGGTTTTAGATGGCAATGAACTGGGCAAACTCGCCAGCATTGCAGAGATCCCCAACAAAGAAGATATCAAACAGGATGCAGAATTAGCAGAACTAATCACCGAATACAAAGACCAAAGCATTAATGAACTTAAACGTTTATTGAGCGAAAATAAGATTAAGGAAGCCTGGTGGGTGTTATTAAATTTAGAATAGATTATTGATTTACTACCTTAACCTGCCATGCACCGAAGCCCACGCACCAGATATTGATAAACGCATTTATGATACCATCAGCCACACCTACGGTGTACATGCCATTTAGGATATTAAAGCTGAAATCACAAAGCCCTAAGAAAATCATGGCACCGGCTGCCATCAACGTGTAGTTTTTCCACTGGTCGTTTGTTCTGTTAAAATATGCCCGCAAAAGCAATATGCACAGGAAAGCATCCGGCAATGGGAAACTGTGCTCAAACTTGGTGTAATAAGCTGGATAGGCTGGATTCTCAAACCCCACTAAAAAGAAAATCGTCCAGAATAGAATCAGTCCGATAGCCGTAAGCAGTTGTAATACCTGTGTAGACTTCTTCATATTATTTCTTCTGTGCCTTATTTATACTGCTGTTCATGATCCAGTCAATCAGCCACGGAAAAAAACGTTTGATGATACGGGTCATCTTGCCGTCAAATCCCGGAATGATCAGGAATGATTTTTTCTGCATCTCCTTAAGAACGGTTGTAGCAACAAACTCCGGTTTCAGCAGGGTCGCCTTACCGCCGATAGCTTTTGTTTCTTCCGGTTTGTTTTTATTCTCCGCCTCAAAACCCGGCGTATCCGTATCCGGCGGACAAAGCACCTGCACTTTTATATTGTATCGTTTCAGTTCGCTGCGCAGGGCTTCGGAAAAACCGATAATGCCGAATTTTGTCATGTAATAGTCCGCATACCCGAACACACCGAGAAATCCGGCGATGGAAGAGGTATTGACGATTTGCCCGCCCCTTTCCTTCATATACGGAACCATCGTGTACACGGAGTTCCAGGTAGAATACAGATTTGTCTTAATGGTTTTATCAAAGATATCAAACGTGATATTTTCAAAATAATCCGGCTGTGCGATTCCAACACAGTTCACCAATATATCCGGCACTTTATGTTCCTGTATGGCTTTTTCAAAGACAGTTTTAGTATCATCCGGATCGGATGTGTCCACTGAATAAAAACAAACTGTTTGAGCAGCATCTACCGCCACTTGTTTAATTTCATGGACAGCTTGCTCTAATTTAGAAACCGTTCTTGCAAAGACTACGACATGGCTCCCTTCTTTGGCGAATGCTTTTGCAATTGCCAGTCCGATACCGGTGGAACCGCCGGTGACAAAAGCCGTTTTATCCTGATAAAATCCCATGTATTATCTATTTCTGTTTTAGTGCGGCGAAATTCTGCTGTTTCAGCCAGACCATGGTTCTCCGAAAACCTTCCCTGTAGGATATTTTAGGGTCCCATCCTAATTCCTTTTCTGCCTTGGCAATGGAAAATTTCAATCTCGACCCCAGGTTTTTTACGGTATAGGTGGTCAGCAACGGCCTGTCTTTCTTGTTGAATAATTTGCCAAAGAATTCCATCAGGATAGCCACCAGATAAGCCAGTCCGTATGGAATATGCATCGTCACTTCTTTCCCTCCGATCTCTCTGGCAATACTATTGGTAAATTCTTCCAGCGTGGTGCTTTCGCCGTCATGGACCAGGTATCCATTGCCAATCGCACGCTCATCCTCGGATATCAGCATCAGCAAATCCACCAGATTCTCCACATAGGTAGGCCAGACAATTGCGTTCTTGCGCATGAACACCATCTCTTTCTTCAGGATGGCATCTGCCAGATGCGGTACAAACGTCTTATCACCGGGACCGAATATCCAGCAGGGATATACCATCGTGACCGGCAGTCCTTTTTCCGTATAATAATTCCAGGCAACTTCTTCCGCCGCCAGTTTGGTATCGGGATAAGGTTCATTCCAGGGTTTGAGTGGAAAGGTTTCATCCATCACTTCTGATTCATCCAATCCGAACACATCATTGGTGCTGATTTTCACCAGACGATAAACCTTAGCCTCCACACAGGCCTTGCATACGTTCTCCGTACCCGCAATCATCACCTGTTCAAAGACTTCCCGTTTACCCCAATCCGAAACAAATGCCGCACAGTGGAAAACAACATCTATGTCATCTGATATGGCTCTTCGCACATCTTCATAATTACGAATATCCCCAAAAACCACTTCCACTTTTTTGTTTTCGAGCTGCGGCAAAGCAGGATCATTCGGCAGTACGAGTGCGCGGACAACATTCCCAGCAGCCAGGTTCGCGTTTACCAGATGCGTTCCGACAAAACCGGTTGCGCCTGTAATGAGTACTTTCTTGGACATACACTAAAATTAGTTTAATTTTAGTTTTTAAAGAAGAAAACACTCATTTTTGATATTCATATTCTCCGTTACATGCAGTCAATAGAATCCATTGCCCAAAAAATCAATTTAAATCCCGCACAGCTCATTCCCTATGGAAGATACATGGCCAAGATAGAGCAAGATGGTTTCAGCGACGAAAAGATTAAAGCCTCTAAACTTATCCTGGTTACTTCCATTACACCGACTAAAGCAGGG is drawn from Sphingobacteriales bacterium and contains these coding sequences:
- a CDS encoding NAD-dependent epimerase/dehydratase family protein; amino-acid sequence: MSKKVLITGATGFVGTHLVNANLAAGNVVRALVLPNDPALPQLENKKVEVVFGDIRNYEDVRRAISDDIDVVFHCAAFVSDWGKREVFEQVMIAGTENVCKACVEAKVYRLVKISTNDVFGLDESEVMDETFPLKPWNEPYPDTKLAAEEVAWNYYTEKGLPVTMVYPCWIFGPGDKTFVPHLADAILKKEMVFMRKNAIVWPTYVENLVDLLMLISEDERAIGNGYLVHDGESTTLEEFTNSIAREIGGKEVTMHIPYGLAYLVAILMEFFGKLFNKKDRPLLTTYTVKNLGSRLKFSIAKAEKELGWDPKISYREGFRRTMVWLKQQNFAALKQK
- a CDS encoding flavin reductase family protein; the protein is MKTIIPKETGLKEISNFFTSAIIPRPIAFVSTVDENGTPNLSPFSFFNVFSSDPPVLVFSPAKSALTGKQKDTYYNIKAVPECVIHIANYAMAEQLSVTSGAYPAGVNEFIKGGFAEEQSTLVKPPRIKEAPIAFECKVNQVVELGDKGGSGNLMICEILMIHVDENILDEKGNVIAEKLDPIARLGYNNYVRFTKEAIFETPKPLKSYGVGVDAIPQWIKDERVLDGNELGKLASIAEIPNKEDIKQDAELAELITEYKDQSINELKRLLSENKIKEAWWVLLNLE
- the hppD gene encoding 4-hydroxyphenylpyruvate dioxygenase; its protein translation is MSTEIKNVEYGLEKIFEGAQDFLPLLGTDYVELYVGNAKQAAHYYKTAFGFQSLAYAGLETGIRDKASYVLKQDKIQLVLTTPLTSDSPINIHLAKHGDGVKVIALWVEDATQAFKETTKRGAKPFMQPSVEKDEHGEVIRSGIYTYGETVHIFVERKNYNGTFLPGYQPWKSDYNPTSVGLKFIDHMVGNVGWGEMNQWVKWYEDVLGFVNFLSFDDKQIHTEYSALMSKVMSNGNGRIKFPINEPAEGKKRSQIEEYLDFYEGPGVQHIAVATDDIISTVTQLRERGVEFLSAPPHAYYEAVPARLSEHVSMMKEDINVLEQLAILVDADEEGYLLQIFTKPVEDRPTLFFEIIQRMGAKGFGAGNFKALFESIEREQEKRGTL
- a CDS encoding homogentisate 1,2-dioxygenase, with protein sequence MPIYHKLGNIPPKRHTVFKSETGQHYYEQLFGTEGFHSHSSLLYHIHRPTQVKEILDSRDVTPKITIEKNIKSLLLEGFRLTPEDDFLDSRKALLVNRDCTIGLASPRKSLTSYFYKNADADELIFIHKGSGTLRTLMGKIPFEYGDYLVIPRGMIYQIDFTSEDNRLLLLESYAPIHTPKRYKSSSGQLLEHSPFCERDFMLPQDLETHDAKGDFIIKIKKENVLHEFLYATHPFDVAGWDGYNFPYGFSIHNFEPITGRVHQPPPVHQTFETSALVVCSFVPRLYDYHPQAIPAPYNHSNIDSDEVLYYVDGDFMSRNNIEQGHITLHPKGIPHGPAPGAMERSIGQKETQELAVMIDTFRPLMVTEEAMKIDNGKYYKSWVE
- a CDS encoding SDR family oxidoreductase — translated: MGFYQDKTAFVTGGSTGIGLAIAKAFAKEGSHVVVFARTVSKLEQAVHEIKQVAVDAAQTVCFYSVDTSDPDDTKTVFEKAIQEHKVPDILVNCVGIAQPDYFENITFDIFDKTIKTNLYSTWNSVYTMVPYMKERGGQIVNTSSIAGFLGVFGYADYYMTKFGIIGFSEALRSELKRYNIKVQVLCPPDTDTPGFEAENKNKPEETKAIGGKATLLKPEFVATTVLKEMQKKSFLIIPGFDGKMTRIIKRFFPWLIDWIMNSSINKAQKK
- a CDS encoding MarR family transcriptional regulator, which codes for MNLNYGFILESTAKKIKLALQRKFIEHEMDITVDQWVVLLELHKHGTQNQVTLCERCCKDAPTITRIIELLVKKELVARESCKEDRRKFNISLSKKGKALVQRILPVIIEFRKKGWDCLTEKDVQHLERITKKIQDNLTVQISEN
- the phhA gene encoding phenylalanine 4-monooxygenase, producing MYDLKQEYDQYTEEDFLVWKLLYQRQRVLLQNMASKEFIRGMEEMHFSDDKIPDFNHVNKVLAETTGWQIEVVPGLIPDKDFFELLANKKFPSSTWLRKLENLDYLEEPDMFHDCFAHMPLLTEQFFVDYLQELSKIALRYIDDALAIELIGRIYWFTVEFGLIKEAAGMRIYGAGILSSSGESIFCLGDKANRKPFHVKEIMEKHYYKDHFQDRYYVINTYKDLFDAVPEIDRLMEMALIKIPHEKIFMQHRWT
- the fahA gene encoding fumarylacetoacetase, producing MTLLESIQTHPHFTFHNLPYGIYSTSVKSKRTGVAIGDYILDVSALFELNFFQNSLAEDIFQKQQLNDFIALGRTTHLAVRKRIQDVFMNNTAFVEEHQAKILDKQSDATMYVPVKVGDYTDFYSSEEHASNVGKMFRPTMEPLLPNWKHMPIAYHGRSSSIITTNTPVKRPYGQVLRGEEVIYSPCQTLDIEIELGFIIGKENPLGTPINSNEADDYIFGAVLLNDFSARDIQRWEYQPLGPFLGKNFATSISPWVVTFEALKEFMTDAPEQTQRVLPYLQQSSRKNFDIEIHFEIETQKNKATVAVTNSKYLYWTAEQQIAHHTVNGCNLRIGDLLGTGTISGTDRNSFGSLLELTWNGKEKIKIGDEERTFLQDGDTTILSGICRKGDIQIGFGEVRNKILP